The proteins below come from a single Serinus canaria isolate serCan28SL12 chromosome 6, serCan2020, whole genome shotgun sequence genomic window:
- the TMEM150A gene encoding transmembrane protein 150A: MPGPRMPAWGILPVTLPAFTITGMWIVYAMALSNNHICPVHNWSYNQSCDMDGPSSCCTLDHIPLVSKCGTLPPESCFFSLICSLGSFMVILVGLLRYAHLLECLGPSLLNTLGLATGWVCAAGLTMVGNFQVDHAKVLHYIGAGVAFPTSMLFLLLQSILTYRMAKTRGQYWTGHLRSILTTVAFFTLVFSGVFFIQESFVLQHVAALCEWMFIIDVLVFYGTFTFEFGAISTDTFLVLLKASRAPKSYKGESSLSSTACIHSHVEGLAMA, translated from the exons ATGCCAGGCCCCAGGATGCCGGCCTGGGGGATCCTGCCCGTCACGCTGCCTGCCTTCACCATCACCGGCATGTGGATCGT ATATGCCATGGCACTGTCCAACAACCATATCTGCCCTGTCCACAACTG gagtTACAACCAGTCATGTGACATGGAcggccccagctcctgctgcacgCTGGATCACATCCCCCTCGTCAG CAAGTGTGGCACCCTGCCTCCCGAGAGCTGCTTCTTCAGCCTCAtctgcagcctgggctccttCATGG TCATTCTGGTGGGCCTGCTGCGGTATGCCCACCTCCTGGAGTGCCTGGGGCCGTCCCTCCTCAACACCCTGGGGCTGGCCACTGGCTGGGTCTGCGCTGCTGGCCTCACCATGGTTGGCAACTTTCAG GTGGATCACGCCAAGGTGCTACACTACATTGGGGCGGGGGTGGCCTTTCCCACCAGcatgctgttcctgctcctgcagtccATCCTCACCTACCGCATGGCTAAAACCCGAGGGCAGTACTGGACCGGCCACTTACGTAGCATCCTCACCACCGTGGCCTTCTTCACCCTCGTCTTCA GTGGCGTGTTCTTCATCCAGGAGAGCTTTGTGCTACAGCACGTGGCTGCCCTGTGTGAGTGGATGTTCATCATTGATGTCCTGGTTTTCTACGGCACGTTCACCTTTGAGTTTGGGGCCATCTCCACAGACACCTTCCTGGTCCTGCTGAAAGCCAGCCGGGCCCCCAAAAGTTACAAAGGCGAGAGCAGCCTGTCCAGTACAGCCTGCATCCACAGCCATGTGGAGGGCCTGGCTATGGCCTGA